CCAGATCACCTACTCCGGACGCCTCGCCACCGGCAAGACCGACCTCATCCGCAACGCGGCCATCTGTGGCATTCTCGCCGACGAGGAGAGCGTCAACCGCATCAACGCGGCAGCGATCGCGGGCGAACGCGGCATCCGCATCCAGGAAGACAAGAAGGAGTTCACCACCGGCGGTACGGGCTCGGTTCTCAAGCTTGTCCTTCACAGCTCCGACGGGGACACCAGCGCTTCCGCGACGGTGCTTCACGGCTCCTCGCCGCGTCTGCTCACCTACGATGGCATCGACATCGAGGCTCCGCTGAACGGAACGCTTGTGGCCATTCGGAACCACGACGTTCCCGGCGTCGTCGGACGCATTGGAACCATTCTGGGCGAGCAGCAGGTCAACATCGCCAACTTCGCCCTCGGTCGCGCCACCTCGACGACACGGGCGCAGCGGGTTCCGCAGGGTCAGGCACTTGCAGTTGTGCAGATTGACGTTCCAAGCGCAGCTTCCGCCAACTCGGCCGTCGAGGCTCTCCGCAAGGTCGAAGCTATCGCGAGCGTTCGTCTCGTCGAGCTTCCGAAGGCATAACCTGGCAGCGGGCGATGTGCTCTCCACATCGCCCGCCGCAATTCGGTAAGCTATCAGCAAGGAACAAGAAGATGCCGCTCTACGAATACGAATGTACGACCTGCCACAAGCACACCGAAAAAATCCAGAAGTTCTCCGATCCTGAGATCACCGTCTGCCCGCATTGCGGCGGACACCTGGAGCGCGTCATCTCCGCGCCTGCGATCTCCTTCAAGGGAGGCGGCTGGTACGCGGATGGCTATGGCAACGCCAAGCCGTCAGCTTCAGGCGAGAGCAAGAGCTCGAGCGAGTCCGTCAGCAAGGACAGCACAAGCAAGCCAGCGAGCGACAGTGCGGCTCCGGCCGCTGCGCCAGCGGCAGCACCTGCGGCTGCTCCAGCGAGCGCGAGCAAAGACTAGGAGCTCAGTGGACCTGGTTCAGAGATGGCACCTGGTCACCTTCCTTCCGAGCCTCGGAGAGCGCGATCGCGATAGCCTGCTTCGGGTTCGTGACCTTCGCTCCGGATCCACTCTTCAGCTTTCCGGCCTTCATGGCCTTCATCTCCGTTTCGACCTTGGCTCCGGCTGCGGCGCTATACTTTGCGCCTTTGGCGGCTTTCTTGGAGGGAGTCTTCTTGGCTGCGGTCTTTTTAGCTGCTGCCTTCTTTGTGGCCATCCAGTTCACCTCTCCACGTCAGACTGAGACGGCGATTCCTGAGTTGCACAGGAATCAGTGCTTTTGTTCCGAGTTCTTCCCCTTTCGAACACGGCCGACGATGCCGAGAAGAAGTAGCCCGACGATTCCCCATAGCGCGGCTTTCAGTGCGGTTTGCCGCCAGCTGTGCGTGCGTTCGAGCGTGCCGTCTGTCCAGGCCTTATGAACGGCGACTAGGTCAGCGCCGAAGCCGGGGATCGTCACGCCTTCGAGGTCCTCTGTCGGTAATGAGCCGAAGATCCTTTCCGGCTGAGGCATGAGGCCGTCGCGGTCCTTTGGGATCGCCTTGATGAGAGCGTTGATCTCGGCGTCCTTCGGGTCGTCGAAGAGAGCTCCATCGGCGGTGTTGGGGAAGAGCGTGGCTTTCCCGGTCATCTTGAGCTCGATCGCGGCGACGACATCCTGGCAGACTCCGAGTGCGTAGTAGCCGCCGAAGGGGAGCGTTGGGCGCTCACGGTGGAGGCGAGCGTAAGCTGCGACCATCGCTCCGGCGAGCCGTGTGACCTCGATGGCTTCGGCGTTGCGGTACTCGTGAGCGTGGCGATCCATGACCCACGGCTGATCGAGCTGGTCCATGACGCGGAACTCGGACTTGCCGTCGATGCCGAAGTAGTGCGCGATGCTGGCGTTGATGACCGGACCGCGAATCTGCCACTCGTATTCGGCATGACTTACAGGGACGAGAAGAGGGCGTTTGGTGCCGGGAACGACGATCTGGGAGTTGACCCAGAAGGGCATCATCACGTCCTGGCCTTTGTAGTGGAAGTGGCCGAAGTTGGCGAAATAGCGTGAGTCGGAGACGACGACCTCGTGTCCGGTGGCGATGAGGACCGCGATGAGATCCTGCGGCGTCGAGACGGTTCTGCCGTTGATCTTCGCCGTCATGTCGGGAGTGATGTGATCTCCATCTTCGAAGCCGTTGAGGCTGAGGCGATTCAAGACCTCGGAGAGGCGCTGGCTTTCGGCGTGCATGGGCGCGAATCGCGGGTCGGGTCCGTCGCCGCGAACGACTCCTGCTCCGATCTCGTTTACCAGGCCTTCGCTTGAGAATCCTGGGCGATTGGATGGTTTGTTCAGGTCTTCGGTGTGTGCTTCGTCCAGATCGTACGGGCCGAAGTCGACAAAGGTGCTCATTTTGGCCGAGACGATTTTTCCGGGCTTCGCGGCTCCCTCGGCGGTGCTGCCGGGGTTTTTCGCGAGTGTGGTTGCGTCGGCGTCTTTTCCTGCGACGTGGCCGACGACGCGAACCGTGGGGTTGATCTGGCGCATGGTCCAGCCGGGAAAGCGATCGAGTCCCTGCCAGTCCTTGCCGAGGATCAGTTCGCGGAGGTGGTGGAGAAGATCCGGTGTCAGGAGCGCGGCTCCGACCTTGGACTGCTTCTGCAACTCGTCGAGCATGGCGTCGGTGAATCCGGGACGAGCGGAGAGTTCGCGCATCATCTCGGAGAGAAGAACAGTGTTTGGAGGCATCTGGCCGGGAGGCGCGAGACGCTCCGAACTTGCGGGTCCCATGCAGGTCACAAGTGTTGCGATTCCAGCCATTCGTACTCCAAGACGCGCGGTTCGCGGCAGCTTCGCCCAGAGGCTGCCTACTTTGTTTCCCAGCGAAATCATTGGTTCATTAGACTATGGATTCGCAGCCTGCAGACACCCCCACCCCCCTCCCCATACGCGGGGCGCAAGTCGTTTCGAATGATGGATTTGCGACAGGGTTGCTCCCGCAAATATCAGTATCGAAAGGACTTAGCTGCAAATATTAGTCAGCAAAGGACTTAGCGGCGTTACGTCGCACCCGTGACGTGGTTTTCGCTCGTTTTCGATTCCTGCATCCAGTGTATCGAACTCACCGAAACTAAAGGGACACGAGATTTCGCTTTGTTTTGTGTTAGTTACAGGTTTTGGGGCTTGACATGCGTTTTTGCCGGGAAATACGCGGAATTTATTTTTAGGTCGCTTTGCGCGTTTGGACCGGCGTGAAGGAGTTGCACCTTGGACTGATCTGCGCGAGGGGTGCAGCCGATATATCCGAGTGGCGGATTGCCACTCGGGGGTGAAGGATGAAGGTCGAAGATCGTTACATGTTCGGAGCGGCAGTGTTCATGGTGGTCACCTCGGCGGCGTACTTGCTGCTGGCGGGACAGTAGAGTCGCTGAAAGAGTCGGCGCGATGGTCGAATCCTGCCGCTACGTCAGACTAAGACGTCCGTCTGACGCAGCAAAGGCTATGGCGGACGTTTAGGATATCGAGGATGAAGACCTCACCGATCGTGCCGGGTACGCAGCCTCGGTTCGTCGCTCTCTTCGCTGCCATGGTTCTCTTGAGCGGATGTGCTGCCGCGCAAACGAACGCCGCAGCGCCTA
This genomic window from Granulicella sibirica contains:
- a CDS encoding FmdB family zinc ribbon protein, with product MPLYEYECTTCHKHTEKIQKFSDPEITVCPHCGGHLERVISAPAISFKGGGWYADGYGNAKPSASGESKSSSESVSKDSTSKPASDSAAPAAAPAAAPAAAPASASKD
- a CDS encoding DUF6496 domain-containing protein, whose translation is MATKKAAAKKTAAKKTPSKKAAKGAKYSAAAGAKVETEMKAMKAGKLKSGSGAKVTNPKQAIAIALSEARKEGDQVPSLNQVH